The Lactuca sativa cultivar Salinas chromosome 2, Lsat_Salinas_v11, whole genome shotgun sequence genome includes a window with the following:
- the LOC111880304 gene encoding uncharacterized protein LOC111880304, whose protein sequence is MMSPNLSPDDRGSSHAANFRHTPLQIIHFIGNFLRIWSVYSMYSYLSQTGASVVLFIFSCLVPSSILFLILQKPWKGRPLSNTQVVPSLINGVITALYYILWGIGLKSCGPVRAILAEYSGAVLGVLSAVLYGRKGHIWKKVGGLFAMLASFYFLSQGWATATYSPFSYNDSDDTEGKTQEILNMKSMIAPISAGVLSALRRVITRRISLKNQLKRRLHAITIASATCFLFPVAMWDMIVGSSSTNVELPFSVWAFSSTILFGVILIFYVDSIAEERLHMVFSSPRHLMVAGGCLILMEIFYKMDFSLPGFLICCILLGFGIYEATSLERGKKDNLNNIDVGNGLFDDQSQRSPLPT, encoded by the exons ATGATGTCCCCAAATCTTAGCCCCGACGATCGAGGCTCTTCTCATGCGGCTAATTTCAG GCACACTCCCTTGCAAATAATCCATTTCATTGGCAACTTCTTGAGGATATGGTCTGTGTATTCCATGTACAGCTATCTGTCTCAAACAGGAGCTTCTGTTGTACTTTTTATCTTCAGTTGTCTTGTTCCATCATCCATCCTCTTTTTAATTCTGCAAAAGCCATGGAAGGGAAGGCCACTCTCAAATACACAG GTAGTCCCTTCGCTTATTAATGGGGTGATTACAGCTTTATACTACATCTTATGGGGAATAGGCCTTAAATCCTGTGGCCCTGTTAG GGCTATTTTGGCAGAGTACTCAGGTGCTGTTCTTGGAGTTCTTTCTGCTGTTTTGTATGGCAGAAAAGGGCATATTTGGAAAAAGGTTGGTGGGCTGTTTGCAATGTTGGCATCTTTCTACTTCTTGTCTCAAGGATGGGCCACTGCTACATATTCTCCATTCT CATATAATGATAGCGATGATACTGAAGGTAAAACACAGGAAATATTAAACATGAAGAGCATGATTGCTCCTATATCTGCTGGAGTTTTATCAGCATTAAGAAGGGTAATCACAAGACGTATCTCACTCAAG AATCAACTAAAAAGAAGGCTTCATGCTATAACTATTGCATCTGCCACTTGCTTTCTGTTTCCAGTAGCCATGTGGGACATGATTGTA GGTTCTAGCTCAACCAATGTGGAATTGCCATTTTCTGTTTGGGCTTTTTCAAGCACCATTCTCTTTGGtgtaatattaatattttatgtgGATAGCATTGCTGAAGAAAG GCTGCATATGGTGTTCTCATCTCCAAGACATTTAATGGTTGCCGGAGGATGCTTAATTCTCATGGAAATCTTTTACAAAATGGACTTCTCATTACCAGGCTTTTTGATTTGTTGcattctattgggctttg gaatatatgaagcaactTCTTTGGAACGTGGGAAAAAAGACAATTTAAATAATATTGATGTTGGGAATGGGTTATTTGATGATCAAAGTCAAAGGTCTCCTCTTCCAACTTGA
- the LOC111880305 gene encoding plastidic glucose transporter 4 has protein sequence MQALSVSVNGFHVQNRSSRVSSGSCQFRNRKSTVRMIGNGRDSDFVSRLGAGHMRRIEPGSAGAGSVFRSSTKSRSVKAQASDGDITPLKIQSKSSGSVLPYVGIASLGAILFGYHLGVVNGALEYLAKDLGIAENTVLQGWIVSSTLAGATVGSFTGGSLADQFGRTKTFLLDAIPLAVGAFLCATATNVQTMIIGRLLAGIGIGISSAIVPLYISEISPTEIRGTLGSINQLFICIGILAALVAGLPLAGNPLWWRTMFGIAVIPSVLLAIGMAFSPESPRWLVQHGKISDAEKAIKTLYGEGKVTEVMADLSASNQGSEEQDAGWFDLFSSRYFKVVSVGAALFLFQQLAGINAVVYYSTSVFRTAGVASDVAASAAVGAANVFGTMIASSLMDKQGRKSLLITSFSGMAISMMLLSLSFTWKVLAPYSGPLAVIGTILYVLSFSLGAGPVPALLLPEIFASRIRAKAVALSLGMHWISNFVIGLYFLSVVTKFGISKVYLGFASICVLAVMYIAANVVETKGRSLEDIERELSPAI, from the exons ATGCAAGCTCTAAGCGTCAGTGTCAATGGTTTCCATGTCCAAAATCGTAGCAGTAGGGTTTCGTCGGGTTCGTGTCAATTCAGGAACAGAAAAAGCACGGTGCGCATGATTGGGAACGGGAGAGATTCTGATTTTGTCTCGCGACTCGGTGCCGGTCATATGCGCCGCATAGAGCCTGGTAGCGCCGGCGCCGGAAGTGTGTTCCGCTCCTCTACAAAGTCCAGATCAGTCAAAGCTCAAGCTTCCG ATGGAGATATTACTCCTCTCAAGATCCAATCAAAGTCTTCTGGATCAGTTTTGCCTTATGTTGGTATTGCAAGTCTGGGAGCAATATTGTTCGGATATCATCTAGG TGTTGTCAATGGTGCACTTGAGTATCTTGCCAAGGATCTTGGTATTGCTGAAAACACAGTCCTACAAGGATGGATTGTTAGCTCAACTCTTGCTGGTGCCACAGTTGGTTCATTTACAGGAGGATCTCTAGCTGACCAATTCGGAAGAACAAAAACTTTTCTACTTGATGCAATTCCACTTGCAGTTGGAGCATTTCTTTG TGCCACAGCTACAAATGTACAAACCATGATCATAGGCCGCTTGCTTGCTGGCATTGGAATTGGCATATCATCTGCTATTGTCCCTCTCTACATATCCGAG ataTCACCAACCGAAATCCGTGGCACACTTGGATCTATCAACCAGCTATTCATTTGCATTGGAATCCTTGCAGCTTTGGTAGCTGGACTACCCTTAGCCGGAAACCCTCTATG GTGGAGAACAATGTTTGGTATTGCAGTGATCCCTTCAGTTCTATTGGCAATTGGAATGGCATTTTCTCCAGAATCCCCTCGTTGGCTTGTTCAGCATGGGAAAATCTCGGATGCTGAAAAAGCAATAAAGACATTATACGGTGAGGGGAAGGTCACCGAAGTTATGGCGGACTTGAGTGCATCCAATCAAGGCTCAGAAGAACAAGATGCTGGTTGGTTTGACCTTTTCAGTTCCCGCTATTTCAAAG TTGTGAGTGTTGGTGCAGCACTTTTCTTGTTCCAACAATTGGCTGGAATAAATGCGGTTGTGTATTATTCCACTTCTGTCTTCCGTACAGCTGGCGTTGCATCTGATGTGGCAGCAAGTGCTGCTGTTGGAGCTGCGAATGTTTTTG GCACAATGATTGCGTCTTCTTTGATGGATAAACAAGGGAGGAAAAGTCTTCTCATCACAAGCTTTTCTGGAATG GCTATTTCCATGATGCTGCTCTCATTATCCTTCACTTGGAAAGTTTTAGCACCATATTCCGGACCACTTGCTGTCATCGGGACTATTTT GTATGTGCTATCATTTTCACTTGGTGCTGGACCTGTTCCTGCTCTACTATTACCAGAGATATTTGCCTCCAGAATTAGAGCAAAAGCAGTTGCCTTATCACTTGGAATGCATTGG ATATCAAACTTTGTAATTGGGTTGTATTTCTTGAGTGTGGTGACTAAATTTGGGATAAGCAAAGTGTACCTGGGATTTGCATCGATTTGTGTTCTTGCAGTTATGTACATAGCTGCCAATGTTGTTGAAACAAAGGGGAGATCTTTGGAAGATATTGAACGTGAACTTAGCCCAGCTATATAA
- the LOC128125856 gene encoding uncharacterized protein LOC128125856 has protein sequence MEEDERREAAIASAACLNPKFKPSSAVAQARLSKFQVMNHGSSGKASRPNRLEEKDSHVDEFAASKIPCKTAEDTSSSTSTSLDVSSMSKPQIPSKKPYKLHWGLDTKERWERKSNM, from the exons ATGGAGGAAGACGAGAGGAGAGAAGCAGCAATCGCATCAGCTGCGTGTCTGAACCCTAAATTCAAGCCCTCATCTGCTGTTGCCCAAGCTCGCCTTTCAAAATTCCAG GTGATGAATCATGGTTCTTCAGGGAAGGCATCTAGGCCAAACAGATTAGAAGAGAAGGATAGCCATGTTGATGAATTTGCAGCAAGCAAAATCCCATGTAAAACAGCTGAAGATACAAGCAGTTCTACTTCTACCTCATTAGATGTTTCTTCAATGTCAAAACCACAAATACCATCAAAGAAACCATATAAGTTACACTGGGG GCTTGACACCAAAGAAAGATGGGAAAGGAAATCCAACATGTAG